In one Sceloporus undulatus isolate JIND9_A2432 ecotype Alabama unplaced genomic scaffold, SceUnd_v1.1 scaffold_33858, whole genome shotgun sequence genomic region, the following are encoded:
- the LOC121918775 gene encoding histone H3 has translation MARTKQTARKSTGGKAPRKQLATKAARKSAPATGGVKKPHRYRPGTVALREIRRYQKSTELLIRKLPFQRLVREIAQDFKTDLRFQSSAVMALQEASEAYLVGLFEDTNLCAIHAKRVTIMPKDIQLARRIRGERA, from the coding sequence ATGGCTCGCACGAAGCAGACGGCTCGGAAGTCGACGGGCGGCAAGGCTCCGCGGAAGCAGCTGGCGACGAAGGCGGCCCGCAAGAGCGCCCCGGCCACCGGCGGCGTGAAGAAGCCGCACCGCTACCGTCCGGGGACGGTGGCCCTGCGGGAGATCCGGCGCTACCAGAAGTCGACGGAGCTGCTGATCCGCAAGCTGCCCTTCCAGCGCCTGGTGCGGGAGATCGCGCAGGACTTCAAGACGGACCTGCGCTTTCAGAGCTCGGCGGTGATGGCGCTGCAGGAGGCCAGCGAGGCTTACCTGGTGGGGCTCTTCGAGGACACCAACCTCTGCGCCATCCACGCCAAGAGGGTGACCATCATGCCCAAGGACATCCAGCTGGCACGCCGCATCCGCGG